The Magnolia sinica isolate HGM2019 chromosome 11, MsV1, whole genome shotgun sequence DNA window taaagtccatagagatgttgTCACACTTCCATTCAACTAGTGGCAGCGGCTGAAGGAGGCCAATCAGCTTGTGATGTTTGGCCTTGATCTTCTGACACACCATGCATTTCGCCACAAAATCTGCTATATTCCTCTTCGTATTGCCCCACCAGTACTATCTCTTGACGTCGTTGTACATCTTGGTGCTACCCAGGTGGATAGCTAATTTGGAATGGTGGGCCTCTATCATAACTTCCTTCCTCAAATCGGCGTTATTTGGAACGCATACTTGCCCTTGATATCGAAGACCGCCGTTGCTACCAACCCTTCGATCGGGCATTTCCTCGACCTTACACCTCTCTTTCATCTTAACAAGCCACACATCTTGGTCCTGGGCAGCGATTACTTGTCGAACTAGGGTGGGCCCCGCAATCAAAAGAGCTATGTACGCATCTGGCTCATCGAGCGTAAGCTGGATGTTGAAGTCCTGGACAAACTCCATCATCTCCCATTCGTTGATCATTAGAGTGGCTACCAGCTCATGCTTCTTCTTCCGACTTAGAGCATCGGCCACTGAGTTCGCCTTGCCAAGGTGGTATGAGATATGAAAGTGGAAGTCCTTAAGTGTCTCTATCCACCGACACTGGCGCATATTCAAATTCTTCTGCGTGAATATATATTTCAGACTCTTGTGGTCATAGAATAACTGAAAattctctccgtagaggtaatgcctccatatCTTTAGGGCGAAGACCACAGTTGCCAACTCTAGGTTATTAGTCGGGTAATTCTCGTCGTGTTTCTTTAGCTGGCAAGAAGCATAAGCGATCGCCTTGtcgttctgcatcagaacacaattGAGGCCCAACTTCGAAGCATCGCTATACACCACGAACTTCTCCCTTTCTTATGGGAGAGTGAGCACTGATGTGGAAGTCAGTCTCATCTTTAGCTCTTGGAAAGTTGCTTCTGTATTTTCATCCCATGTGAACCAGGCCTTCTTATTTGTCAGTTGAGTGAGTGGTCGCACGATTCTACAGAATTCCTTGATAAAACGCTTATAGTATCCGGCCATGCTTAGAAAACTCTGAACCTCAGTCACGGTAGTGGGCTGCTCCCATTTAGAAATTGCTTCCACTTTAGCCGAATCGACCGCTATTCCCTCCACTTTCACTACATGCCCCAGGAATTTCACTTCCTCTTCCTAGAATTCACACTTGCTCAGTTTGGCGTATAGATTTTCCTTCAGAGTACTCAAGACTGTGCACAGGTGTAgttcgtgctcttcccgactcttcgAGTAGACCAGAATATCGTCGATAAATACAATCACGAACCGGTCTAGGTATGGCATGAATACTCGATTCATTAGGTCCATAAACACGGCTGGGGCATTGgtgagaccgaacgacatcaccaaGAACTCGTAGTGTCCGTAAcgagtcctgaaagccgtctttgggatatcctcatccTTGATCCTCAACTGGTGGTACTTCGTGCGCAAATCTATCTTGGAGAAATACTTGGCATCCTTCAGCTGATTGAATAGATCATCGATGCATGGAAGGGGGTATCTATTCTTTATTATTACATCATTTAGCCTTCTGTAGTCTATATAGAGGTGCAtggacccatccttcttctttacaaagagaatcggtgctccctaaggagaaaCGTTGGGGCAGCTGAAACCCTGAGCTAGCAGCTCGTCAATCTGGCTCCTTAGATCTTCCATCTCGCAAGGAGGCATGCGAAATGGAGGAAGTGATATAGGGGCGGTTCCTAGTTTCATATCGATACAAAAATCTACCGCACGCCTAGGTGGTAGCTCTAGTATCTCTTGAAGCACTTCGAAAAAGTCTTGAACTACTAGTATTCGCCCAATGGTGGCTTCCACTGTCTCAGCTTCATTTAGAGCCTGCAAGCTCACGAACTCTTGGCGTCTGCCCTTCCCTTTCAAAGTGAAAGAGGCTTGCCCTAGGACGGATATAGTAACTGTTTTGTCGCGACAATCCATGACTGCACACACTAACGTGAGCAAGTCCATCCCAAGGATGATGTCAAACTGTCTGACGGGTATGACAATTAGGTCCACAGTCACCTCGCGATTTGCGAGGGTGATAGGACATGCCCCGCATATCTTATCTGTTTCCACAAATTGGCCCATAGGGGATGCTACAACTAAGGGGACATGCATCCGAGTTCTGTTCAGTTCTAATCTAGATACAATAACAGAATTAATAAAAGATAAAGTTGCACCAGAATCGAATAAGGTGAGTACGGGGGTACCGTTAATGTGGGTGGTACCATGGATAGTTTGCAAGGGGTCCTGCTCGGCCTCTGTAGCGACAACTGCATATACTCGGGCCTGGGGAGCCCTCTGCTGAGCTGGGGGTCCCTGTTTAGGCTGCTGGGGCCTGGGCGCTGCCTTAGCTGCTGCTCGGTTCTACTGGGGGCAGTTTTCTAGTGGCACGCTGCCCTCGTTGACTCTCCTCCTATAATATCGGGCAGTGTGGCCATCCCGTCTGCAGTATTAGCAAAACATCCTCGGGGGTGTGAGTGGGGCACCTACAGGCTGGGCTCTAAACCTCCCTATTGGAACAGGTGGGTAGGGAGGTGCCTTTCTTGACCTGACTAGGGCGTCTCGTGCTGGAAGACGGGAGCGGATGGTGTGCTCGAAGTCTTTCTCTACTCGCATAGCCTTGTCCACAAATTCCCTCCTTAAACTTCTCCAACTTATACTCCTCGTCTTCGAGGGCTTTGGGTACATACTGAGACAACTCGTCAAACTTCGCATCATACTGGGCGACCATCAGGTTTCCCTGTTCCAAATTTAGGAACTATGCGATCTTCTTGCTCCGGAATGACCGCAGAAAAATATTTCTCCAGGAACCTCATCTTGAAGCCAGTCCACGTCCAGGCATACCCAGCTAGCACGCCTCTTTGCATGCTGTTCCACCAATTTTTGGCCTCTCCTTCCAATAGATATGTGGCCAAACTGACCTTCTGAGCATCGGAGCACTCTAGGGGCCCCATCACCTTGGCGATCCTCACCAACTAATGCTCATTCTGAACCGGGTCAGGCGCTCCTCTGAAAGTCAGTGGACGAAGCCTCATGAAACGATCGAACATGTCGGCGCCTCTCACCTCTGCATTGCACGACGTCCCTCCACGGCTTCGCAGGGTATCCATCATGAGAGCGTGCGAATCCTACTATTACTGTATGAAGGTAGCCTGGTGCTGTTGCATGGTCGCGCCATTTGCGCAAAGGCTGCGAAGGTGGCAGCTCCCGTCAGTGTGTTTGTGTAAGCGGTAGCTGAAGGTTCAGCTGAAGGTGTCCGTCGCTCGAAATACTGTGATGGCAACTatgagacccgacctgagtttacatgtgtgcatgtgtgtatgtgagtatgcatctcattcattttggtcccacggtcctaccggtcaaattccgccGACCTGTGACCTTcgggtagtgtttgcggtcatccttaagttcgATCAAGTAGACCTGACTCGGATTGatccaagacctatgccattacgaCCGCATCATCGCTGTGGTTCCAACACCACATCTCGTGCATAAATCCAatgtgtacatcaaaagatgtaggttGCGCTCTTTTTGGACCGTTGATCACAttttgatgggacccacctgacttGCACAATTTTCCATGTACAATTTCCCATACAATCCATGacatcattacctagaaaacCTAGCCCCTATAGCTAGCCTAGGCTCTAGTTCCTAGACCCCTAGCACATTGGTTTCTCCTCCCAAACTCATCATGAGTTTCTCTTGCCAAGGCAAGCATGCCTTCTCTTTTCTATGAAACTCATCATTTCCCTCTTGCTACATCtgtctcccttctctcttttcttttcattttctctcattctccttgCTAGAATACCCAAAAATGTCCCACCTTGGTAGAAAATTTCAGCACCTTCTCCTTCATCTCCCTCCTCATCCAACACTCTACTTTCAATCTTAACCCTACATCCATGATCCTTGGAGTCTAAAGAGTCCAATGCTACAAGAACCTtgaagatccattaaggtgggtgcacTTAACTTAATATTTTCTGATTTTCTTGTGGTAGATTCCCCTTCATCTCATCCTTaggaacttgtggggcccatcaagtgatgatggaggtcccCCATGTTTCCATGATTGAGGCTAATGGTCTATTCCTTTGCATGCAAgttccatggatggggccattcttcatggaccccatcatggcatttttccttgatgcatgtcttttagggtcatctagaccataaaTTTAGGTGGGAAAGACATTTCCACCATTGGATTGATTCCTAACTCCGTGCATGTGCTAGATATAGATTGTATATGATCTAATGGACGACATGAATGTGTTGTAATGAAGGGAGgacctcaatagtggcggagatcCTCTCCTGTGGCTGGACCTTCATTTTTCCCTTATTCTATCTTTCATTtctgatatgtgtggcccacttgagagccctggaatatccagaccgtccaagcaaggtggacgcCCATGGCTGTCCATTCCTTGGACGTTGGCACCCTAATTGCTTCATAGCGGATGTATGATATGGGTTTTATGTAGGGGAattggtctggatgtttgtggggcccactgaggtaaACTCGATtgtttgcctccaagtgcaggggttcataagtaatatcctgtgaatacagggtcgatcccacagggagacgaattgcgagaaggaaaaaatcaaatgcaaaacaaactaagtaataaaaactaaactgatgatttgattttggaatttttgaatggatgtaattcaactgaataaaataacacccaagcttcaaagttccacacataggttaatgttccaaaatcatgatgacttggataacacaactaggatctgagcactatggtcagcctaatcagaaaataaaacagtttaaatatttaataaatgatataaaagattagaaaataatggatctgcaccattgacatatattcttaagcgccagtgattttaagtattcaatatctataggataatgaatatcaaagaaatataacaggttgagaacatctcctatctaggaaatctgattaatctagggtaagcctatccatcaatgtggatctcatatgatggaaacatatggatctcacaagaggataaaaaaacaaaacctaaataatagataacatgcatacaccattcttcttatcatttaaaacaatcaatcatcataatcttaaagaaatattaaacccttgtgcttcccttctagcttgtgctagagggaacttagaaaaacataattaaattgcagaaataaaaagcaacaagaaagaaagaagaaaaaaaatgcaaatagaaaagatctaaaaaacaacttttaaagctttaataaaactaaaacttcattaaaaaccctaaatattactcttgaatgcttctaataatatttaagaatgtcctaggaagccctattttaagtagggaactccaattttcgtacaaagttgaaaaactctagaaaacgcctcaaatatacgtattttttcaaaatagacttctcactgcatagttcgtttaaaacagacttcttgctgcgcagtttttcaaaatagacttcagagcttcataatacacttttcaggacgatttcaggattcttcacttcaaatcttcgattctcttcattcctcgcttggttttcttggatctttggcatgtgaattcttcaatcttgatctcctaagatccatcccttgccttggtgatttttgagcatcaaattcttactttttagcaccctttttcaatctaagctcttaaattcaccttgcaacacatacatgagtaaaatagaatattaagatgattatgttcataaaattaagatataaatgaaaaaaattatgcaatatttgagtctcaacacaccccccaagcagcattttactagtcccgagcaaaataagcgaagaaaaataaaaataaaaataaaaattaattttaaaaataaaattaaaatgaaaaaaattctaactacaccactttcgcaggtaatctcgattgcatttagcatatgcaacaagcctttaaacccctaggtttcccctagtggacgagttatagtctcgtgagggtttccagaaatgttacccacaaacattgaaaataagaaaaatatttcaacactaaaaaatttatacaattatgcccccattcatcatatgaattccaaaacaaaacaatacttaacctaagtttgaagttagttagaatctcaattttctaatccattacatccttgagttcagagacttaatcaaaatttagaatagttataacccaatatccttaggtgcttcgtgacactagtctaactttgagaaatatgcatattccctatcctaactcctttcaatcatcccaagaatatgaaatctctagttatcttatttttttaatgacatttcttcttttatcatcatatcctcattattatagaccacccttaaatgaagattcccaccggatttgcttcataacctaaggtattgtacttgtaatggtaacagtaatggatacttaggtatccttactccggattactgacacgattgttatggccattgcattcatgctctataataaaaatttctttttttcatcactttttttccttcaatattctctcttttaagcatatatcaatagtactagttcattcaatctTGTTTGAATAAAAaattgttattctagttcatatatcatattctcacttagttagctagggtgtattgtgaattcagtatatCAATTACAACTCgatcactttaaactagtgattagataattgaactcaagtttatatattttcagttatcagatttctgactactatcaccctagactaagtattaactttgcctttggaattcgcataatatcatgttcacattcctgtatataaacatattattttgaaaatgttgaaaaaaattcccataaaccttaaaaaaaactgaaacgtaaaaataaaaaaataaaaataaaataataataataaataaactgaaaccaataaaaaaaaactttcacatggatgactatccacaccccccaacctaaaatctacattgtccccaatgtaataaTAATGTAATacagagaataataaaaataaaagaaagtgtggatagtacctgccatgaaaaactcgcctgctatgtgacactaaaaaaattgaatatgatacaaatcctacacaaatgctccgtcagaccaggagcatcaatctgaatattctggctcatgaagagggaaggactcctctcccaaatgaaagtttttcacataaggcttcaatctctgactatTAACCTTGTATACATTGCCATtacatggattctcaatttcaatagccccatgagtataaacattcttcacaatgaaggggcctgtccatcttgatcttaacttttccaAAAAGAACTGGAGACGATAATTATACAATAAGACTTTTTGCTGAGGtttaaaattcttcctcaggatgtttttgtcatgaaaagctttggtcctctctttgtagatttttgaatttttataggagtctctcctcaactcctctaattcattcaactctaatttcttttgtccacttgctttattcatatcaaagtttaatttctttattgcccattAGGCTTTATGTTCTAATTCCAtaagcaagtgacaagccttcccatacaccaatcagtatggagacattccaattgggTTCTTATAAGTAATCCAATAAGCCCATTAagtgtcggatagtctgaggaatcaatccttcctatctggccttatagttttctctaaaatgtgtttgatttcccaattagaaatctcagcttgcccactcgtttgtgggttgTATGGGGTGCTCATTTTgtgcttgatgtcatatttcttcatcagaGCCTCAAATGTTCTATTACAAAAGttagacccgccatcactaatgatggcctttggagttccaaatctagaaaaaatattttccttgaagaatcgtatgaccactttgttgtcattggtcctacttggaactgcctcaatccactttgaaacatagtccataccaactaatatataaagaaatacaaaagaagatgaaaatgggccaataaaatcaataccccaataatcaaatatctccaatggtaaaattggggataaaggcatcatgttgtgccaagacactcttcccaacctttgacatt harbors:
- the LOC131218155 gene encoding uncharacterized protein LOC131218155; the protein is MQNDKAIAYASCQLKKHDENYPTNNLELATVVFALKIWRHYLYGENFQLFYDHKSLKYIFTQKNLNMRQCRWIETLKDFHFHISYHLGKANSVADALSRKKKHELVATLMINEWEMMEFVQDFNIQLTLDEPDAYIALLIAGPTLVRQVIAAQDQDVWLVKMKERCKVEEMPDRRVGSNGGLRYQGQEEMGTELKFSTAFHPQTDGQTKRGNWDDHLALAEFAYNNSF